From a region of the Salarias fasciatus chromosome 6, fSalaFa1.1, whole genome shotgun sequence genome:
- the ctnnd1 gene encoding catenin delta-1 isoform X3, with amino-acid sequence MEQCASTASLLASVREQERQFEMLSRALEEERRSCAGTLPRPLPNMQNGRIPCDADIERLTLSEGYINGTHHFRMEPGQMVQEMFTVEEPPLESAPVVSVETNEDGSTRRTETTVKKVVKTTTTRTVVPSVSDTMSLDGGGSMTGVGGYTTPMNQVYRPAPGGGGMPMDYPTQTVPRNYHYGPSPGGYGDYRAGPPSDNYASLSRSAHMDDRYRPVHPDGYRTLDPSYRAPSRSQLDPYAAQPQVGPMGSAMELSSIPRFMPEPYGLEDDQRSMGFDEPDYGMGHPVAYSTMPRSHHAFPHGPPRRTASYEGTLDGDMSGPGDMYYWGGGAPLAQGERGSMASLDSTLRKGPGPAGWRQPELPEVIAMLNYRLDPVKSNAAAYLQHLTYKNDKVKSDVRRLKGIPALVSMLDNPNREVHYAACGALKNISYGKDPDNKIAIKNCDGVPALIRLLRKIRDQDLTDIITGTLWNLSSHDSVKMEIVDHALHALSDEVMVPHSGWERGSNGAGGGEENCKPRHLEWETALTNTAGCLRNVSSERSEARRKLRECTGLVDSLMYIVQSQIDCKDVDNKLIENSVCLLRNLSYHVHREIPGCERYQETTPVNQGPAPSGQKGGCFSSRKGKDEWFSKGRKDEDAAADVIDIPKRTSPAKGYELLFQPEVVRIYTSLLKESKNPTVLEASAGAVQNLCAGRWTYGRYIRALLRQEKGLPMMTELLAHGNDRVVRAMSGALRNLAIDARNRDLLGKHAVPHLVANLPGGGQSQPVRALSEETVVSVLSTLHEVLGSSLEAAKTLRASQGIERLVLINKDGNRSEKEVRGAGMVLQTVWGYKELRRTLEKDGWKKTDFMVNLNPPSNNTRANGGYEDSTLPLIDKGGKSEREMIPMNDLGPDAYSTLDQSGRKNTLDNTLEPADRDAPQKN; translated from the exons ATGGAGCAGTGTGCGAGCACGGCCTCCCTGCTGGCCTCGGTGCGGGAGCAGGAGAGGCAGTTTGAGATGCTGAGCCgagctctggaggaggagcggaggtcGTGTGCCGGCACcttgccccgccccctccccaaCATGCAG AACGGCCGCATTCCTTGTGATGCAGACATAGAGCGGCTGACGCTGAGCGAGGGTTACATCAACGGGACACACCAC TTCAGGATGGAGCCTGGTCAGATGGTGCAGGAGATGTTCACGGTGGAGGAGCCGCCCCTGGAGTCTGCGCCGGTCGTTTCCGTGGAGACCAATGAAGACGGGAGCACGCGGCGCACAGAGACGACG GTAAAGAAAGTGGTGAAGACCACCACCACCCGCACGGTCGTCCCCTCCGTGTCGGACACCATGTCCCTCGACGGCGGCGGCTCCATGACGGGCGTGGGGGGCTACACCACGCCCATGAACCAGGTCTACAGGCCAGCCCCGGGTGGAGGCGGCATGCCCATGGACTACCCCACTCAGACCGTGCCCCGCAACTACCACTACGGCCCCTCCCCCGGGGGCTACGGCGACTACCGCGCCGGGCCGCCGTCCGACAACTACGCAAGCCTCAGCAGGAGCGCCCACATGGACGATCGCTACAG ACCGGTCCATCCGGATGGGTACAGAACTCTGGATCCCAGCTACCGAGCCCCCAGCAGGTCCCAGCTGGACCCCTACGCTGCTCAGCCACAG GTGGGCCCTATGGGGAGCGCCATGGAGCTGTCTTCGATCCCCAGGTTCATGCCGGAGCCATACGGGCTGGAGGACGACCAGCGCAGCATGGGGTTCGACGAGCCCGACTACGGGATGGGACACCCGGTGGCCTACAGCACCATGCCCCGCAGCCACCATGCCTTCCCTCACGGGCCGCCGCGCAGAACTGC gaGTTACGAGGGAACCCTGGACGGCGACATGAGCGGTCCAGGAGACATGTACTACTGGGGAGGCGGCGCCCCGCTGGCCCAGGGCGAGCGGGGCAGCATGGCGTCGCTGGACAGCACTCTGAGGAAGGGTCCGGGCCCGGCGGGCTGGCGCCAGCCGGAGCTGCCGGAGGTCATCGCCATGCTCAACTACAGGCTGGACCCGGTCAAGAGCAACGCAGCGGCTTATCTACAGCATCTCACCTACAAGAACGACAAA GTGAAGTCCGACGTGCGTCGTCTGAAGGGGATTCCAGCGCTGGTCTCCATGCTCGACAACCCCAACAGGGAG GTGCACTACGCAGCCTGCGGAGCACTGAAGAACATCTCCTATGGCAAAGATCCAGACAATAAAATTGCCATCAAGAACTGCGATGGAGTGCCGGCTCTGATCCGGCTGCTGAGGAAGATCCGAGACCAGGACCTGACCGACATCATCACAG GGACACTGTGGAACCTGTCGTCCCACGACTCTGTGAAAATGGAGATCGTGGACCACGCGCTGCACGCCCTCTCCGACGAGGTGATGGTGCCCCACTCGGGCTGGGAGCGAGGGAGCAACGGGGCCGGAGGCGGCGAGGAGAACTGCAAGCCCCGGCACCTGGAGTGGGAGACGGCGCTCACCAACACGGCGGGCTGCCTCAG AAATGTGAGTTCGGAGCGAAGCGAGGCCAGGAGGAAGCTGAGGGAGTGCACGGGCCTGGTGGACTCGCTCATGTACATCGTGCAGTCCCAGATCGACTGCAAAGACGTGGACAATAAG TTGATAGAGAACAGCGTGTGTCTGCTGAGGAACTTGTCCTATCACGTGCACCGCGAGATCCCCGGCTGCGAGCGCTACCAGGAGACCACGCCCGTCAAccagggccccgccccctccggccAGAAGGGCGGCTGCTTCAGCTCCCGCAAGGGCAAAG ATGAGTGGTTTTCCAAAG GAAGAAAAGATGAGGATGCAGCTGCAGACGTAATAGACATTCCAAAGAGGACCTCGCCCGCCAAAG GCTACGAGCTGCTGTTCCAGCCGGAGGTGGTCCGCATCTACACCTCGCTGCTGAAGGAGTCCAAAAACCCCACCGTGCTGGAGGCGTCGGCCGGGGCCGTGCAGAACCTGTGTGCAGGACGCTGGACT TATGGGCGATACATCCGTGCCTTGCTGCGCCAGGAGAAGGGTCTTCCCATGATGACCGAGCTGTTGGCCCACGGCAACGACCGGGTGGTCCGGGCCATGTCCGGAGCCCTGAGGAACCTCGCCATCGACGCCCGCAACAGAGACCTACTAG GTAAACACGCCGTGCCTCACCTGGTGGCCAACCTGCCGGGCGGCGGTCAGAGCCAGCCGGTGCGGGCGCTGTCGGAGGAGACGGTGGTGTCCGTCCTGAGCACGCTGCACGAGGTGCTGGGATCCAGCCTGGAGGCCGCCAAGACGCTGCGCGCCTCGCAGGGCATCGAGCGGCTGGTGCTCATCAACAAGGACGG AAACCGCTCGGAGAAGGAGGTGCGCGGCGCCGGCATGGTGCTGCAGACGGTGTGGGGCTACAAGGAGCTGCGGCGCACTCTGGAGAAGGACGGCTGGAAGAAGACCGACTTCATGGTCAACCTCAACCCACCCAGCAACAACACCCGGGCCAACGGGGGCTACGAGGACAGCACGCTGCCGCTCATCGACAAAG GTGGCAAAAGTGAGCGAGAAATGATTCCAATGAACGACTTGGGACCAG ATGCCTACTCCACACTGGACCAGAGCGGCAGAAAGAACACTCTGGATAACACACTCGAACCTGCTGACAGAGATGCaccacag aaaAACTGA